CTAATACTTCTACTTCCTGCTCGGTCAAACCACCCTCGGGGCCTACAACCACAAGCACGGAATTGCCGGGTTTTAAAGCTGAAAGAACAGCGTGCAGATGAGATGTTTCTCCTTGCTTTGCTCTTTCTTCATAGGCTACAACTTTATGAGTATAGTCACCGCTAATTTCTACTAGTTTCTTAAAAGAAATTGGGGCTTCTACTGCTGGTACAATCGTACGATGAGATTGTTCTGCAGCCTCTTTAGCAATCTTGTTCCAGCGATCTACTTTTTTTTGACTCTTTTTATCATCCCATTTAACAACTGAACGAGCCGCAATAAAAGGGATAAACCTATACGCTCCAAGTTCTGTCCCTTTTTGGATAATAAGCTCGAGCTTATCCCCTTTAGGCAGACCGTTCACAATTGTAACATGGACTGGAAGCTCTTTTTCTTCGCTTATCCATTCTATAATAGATGCTTTCACTTCGTTAGCGGAAATATTTTCAATTTCACACAAAGCAGCTTGCCCCTGTTCATTACAGGCAATAAACTGTGATCCTTCATTCATTCTCATGACGCGTGAGATATGATGGGCATCATCTTGTATCACTATGACACTTTGCTCTTGAAATTGATCATTTGGCAGAAAATAACGTTGCATCTTGACACCTTCTCACTTGTTAAGCTTGTTTTTGCGCAATAATTGCTACCCAATCTTCCATAAGCGTTACTTCTTGAATAACAAAGCCCGCTCCCGTTAACGCTTTTTTGACATCTTCTTTTTTCGCACTAATAATACCTGATGTAATGAACATGCCTCCTGGCTTTAATACCTTTGCAGCATCGTCTACAAAACGAACGATTACCTCAGCTAGAATATTCGCCACAACAATGTCAACCGGTCCTTCTATGCCTTGCAATAAGTTGTTTTGACCTACTGTTACGATATTTCCAACTTGATTCAGTTCAATATTTTCGCGGGCAGAACGTACGGCTACTTCATCAAGATCTAGAGCTTGTACATTACTTGCTCCTAACAGGGCTGCGCCAATACTTAGCACTCCTGAGCCTGTACCCACGTCAATAACGGTATCTCCTGCTTTCACTGTTCTTTCCAATGCTTGAAGAGACATAACCGTCGTTGGATGCGTACCTGTACCAAAAGCCATTCCGGGATCAAGCTCGATAATCAATTCATCTGTGCTTACTTTCTCATAGTTTTCCCAAGTTGGTACAATCGTAAAACGCTCTGAAATTTTCACAGGGTGGTAATATTTTTTCCAAGCAGTGGCCCACTCTTCCTCGTTCACTTCACTGATCGTAACTTTGTTAGCTCCTAAATCAAAGTCGTAAACAAGCAGTCCATTAATTTCTTTTTTGATACCATCCACAGTTTCTGCTAAAAAGCTGTTAACTGGAAGGTATGCTTTAATCACTACACCTTCCTCTGGGTAGTCTTCTACGTTTAAATCATAGATTTCACCAAAAGTTGTATCTCTGTCCTTCACTAAATCAGCAGGATCTTCAATGACTACCCCGCTAGCTCCTGATTCATGTAAAATATGTGAGATGGGTTCAATTGCTTCTTGCGCTGTATGAATACAAATTTCAGACCATTTCATTGCTACCAACTTCATCCTTTCTGCCTTCAGTAATATAGGATTTTAAATATGAACATGACAGATGACAGGTTGGCAAAGTACCTTTACCAACCTGTCTCTGTTTATTATGAAAGACAATTATTCTCCTTTAATTGCTCGTTTTACTTTTGCAAAAAAGGAATCATGCTGCTCATCAACGGCTTCTTGACCGCTCAGTTCAGCGAACTCACGCAATAATTGTTTTTGTTTTTCTGATATTTTTGTTGGCGTTACAACGCGAACGTGAATATGCTGATCTCCTTGACCATACCCTCGTACGTTTGCCACACCTTTTCCTTTTAAACGGAATTTCGTCCCCGTTTGTGTACCAGCAGGAATCTTCAGCTTCACCTTGCCGTGTAGAGTTGGTACTTCTACTTCATCACCTAGTGCTGCCTGAGCAAACGTTAAAGGCATTTCGCAGTAGATATCGTCTCCATCACGTTCAAAGAATTCATGAGTGCGCACGTGGAACACTACGTATAAATCTCCCGGAGGACCACCATTTACCCCTGGTTCTCCTTGAGCACTAACGCGCAGCTGTTGACCATCATCTACACCAGCTGGGATTTTAACATTAATTTTACGTCGTTTTGTTACTTTACCGTCACCGTGGCACGTTGCACATTTGTCTTTAATGATTTTTCCCGTACCATTACAATGATGACACGCACGTCGATTTACCACGCGACCAAACGGCGTGTTTTGTTCAACGTTTAACTGACCTGAACCATTACAGTGCGAACATGTATCAACTTTTGTTCCAGGTTTTGCACCTGAACCGTGACATGTTTCACACGTTTCTTCACGTGGAATTTCAATTGTTGTTTCTTTTCCGAAAACAGCTTCTTCAAAAGAAAGTGTCATCGTGTATTGTAAATCGGCACCTTGTCTCGGAGCATTAGGGTCACGTCTGCGACCACCACCACCAAAGATCGAGCTGAAAATATCTTCAAAGCCGAAGCCGCCAAAGTCTGAGCCGCCTCCACCAAAGCCGCCAAAGCCTTGATTTGGATCAGTATGACCAAATTGATCGTATTGTGCTTTTTTTTGGTCATCACTCAATACTTCATATGCTTCTTTTACTTCTTTAAATTTGTCAGCAGCATCTTCCGCTTTATTAATATCTGGATGATATTGTTTAGAAAGCTTGCGGTATGCTTTTTTTATTTCATCTTTTGTAGCGCTCTTACTGATACCGAGTACTTCATAGTAATCTCGCTTACTCATCAATACTCACTCCCGAATCGTTTCACATAAACGTAATTGTATCATTATTAATAATTCCATAGCAACATAAAAGTTACTTTCTATTGCTCACGTGCACGCAGAGAGCCAAGAGAAAAACTTCCCCTTTCGCTTTTCCACGTTAAAAAAGTCAAAGCCAAGAAATAAGCTTGACTTTGACTTTTTAAAAAGATGTGAATCGCACCATGGCGTCATTCACGTTAGTCGTCAAGATGCATTATTTTTTGTCGTCGTTTACTTCTTCAAACTCTGCATCTACAACATCATCATTTTGAGCGCCTTGTTCACCTGCTTGCTGAGCTTGTTGAGCTTGCTCATACAATTTTACAGTTAACGCTTGAACGATTTCTTGAAGTTCATCTTTTTTCGCTTTGATTTCTTCAAGGTCATTCTTTTCAATCGCAGCTTTTAAAGCATCTTTTGCTTCGTTAGCTTTTGTTACTTCAGCTTCTTCTACTTTTCCTTCAAGATCTTTTAATGTTTTTTCAGTTGTAAACACTAGTTGATCTGCTTCGTTGCGTAGTTCCACTTCTTCTTTACGTTGCTTATCAGCATCTGCGTTTTCTTCCGCCTCTTTTACCATGCGTTCGATTTCGTCATCTGATAAACCAGTTGAAGATTTAATTGTAATCGCCTGCTCTTTGTTTGTACCTAAATCTTTTGCACGAACGTTTACGATACCGTTCTTATCAATATCGAATGATACTTCGATTTGAGGTACTCCGCGTGGTGCAGGAGGAATGTCTGTTAATTGGAAACGTCCTAGCGTTTTATTGTCTGCAGACATTGGACGCTCACCTTGAAGAACGTGAATATCTACAGCCGTTTGGCTATCTGCAGCCGTTGAGAATACTTGTGATTTGCTTGTTGGAATTGTCGTATTACGCTCAATTAGCTTTGTAAATACGCCACCCATTGTTTCGATACCTAGTGATAAAGGCGTTACGTCTAGTAATACAACGTCTTTTACATCACCAGTTAATACGCCACCTTGAATTGCTGCACCAAGTGCAACTACTTCATCAGGGTTTACACCTTTATGAGGATCTTGACCAGTTTCTTTTTTGATTGCATCTTGTACCGCTGGGATACGAGTTGAACCACCAACTAAGATTACTTTATCAAGTTCGCTTGCAGAAAGACCTGCATCTTTTAAAGCTTGACGCACAGGGGCCATTGTACGTTCAACAAGACCTGCTGATAACTCGTCAAATTTAGCACGTGATAAAGATACTTCTAAGTGAAGAGGACCAGCTTCTCCAGCAGTGATAAATGGTAAAGAAATTTGTGTAGATGTTACGCCTGATAAATCTTTTTTCGCTTTTTCAGCCGCATCTTTTAAACGTTGAAGCGCCATTTTATCTTTGCTTAAATCAACGCCGTTTTCTTTTTTGAATTCAGCTACTAAATAGTCGATGATTACTTGGTCAAAGTCGTCACCACCAAGGCGATTGTCACCTGCAGTTGCGCGAACTTCAAATACGCCGTCGCCAAGTTCTAGAATAGATACGTCAAACGTACCGCCACCAAGGTCATAAACTAAAACTGTTTGATCTTCATCTGTTTTTTCTAATCCGTATGCAAGCGCTGCTGCAGTAGGCTCGTTAATAATACGCTCTACTTCTAAACCAGCAATTTTACCAGCATCTTTTGTTGCTTGACGCTCAGCATCATTAAAGTAAGCAGGAACTGTGATAACAGCTTTTGTTACAGGCTCACCTAAATACTCTTCAGCATAACCTTTCAAATGTTGAAGAATGATAGCTGACATTTCTTGAGGCGTGTATTGCTTGCCTTCAGCTTCCACCTTATGGTCTGTACCCATATGACGTTTAACTGAAATAATTGTGTTAGGGTTTGTAATAGCTTGACGTTTCGCTACTTCCCCAACTTGACGCTCACCGTTTTTGAATGCCACAACTGATGGCGTTGTACGGTTTCCTTCTGGGTTTGGAATTACTTTTGGTTCGCCGCCTTCTAATACAGCGACACAAGAGTTAGTTGTACCTAAATCGATACCAATGATCTTACTCATTGACAATGACCTCCTTCATAATATGTAGTGTTATTGATTCACTTTAACCATCGCAGGGCGGATGATTTTATCTTTTAATTTGTAACCTTTTTGAAGCTCTTCTACTACCGTGTTCGGTTCGTATTCATCGTCTTCTACTTGCATCACTGCTTGATGCTCGTATGGATCAAATGTTTTCCCAACTGACTCAATTGCTTCAACACCTTCTTTTTGAAGTGCCTCTACCAATTGACGGTATACCATTTCTACACCTTGTAGCACAGATTTGGTTTGTTCGTCCGCTGTGTTAACTTGTAATGCACGTTCAAAGTTATCAAGTGCTGGTAAAATATCCGCAACCAATGATTGAGCACGGTATTTTTGAGCAGCTTCTGCATCGAGACGTGAACGACGACGGAAATTATCGAAATCAGCTTGTAGACGTAAGTAGCGATTCTCTTCTTCTTCAAGCTGTTGCTTTAATTGATCATTTTCTTGTTGAAGAGGGTTTACTTCCTCAGACGCTTCAGCTTCAGTTGCTTCAGCAGCTTCTGTTTGAACTTCTTCAACCACTTCTTCGTTTTGTTCTTCTACTTGCTTTTCGTTTGACAATTCATTCACCTCCCTTAAATGTTTACACACATTTTCACATTTTAAACAACGATTTTTATTTTATCACAGGGAAAGGATGGAAGTAATATATTCCACCCGATTCCTTTATTCTTTATACAAGTTTGTTAACACTTGAGACATATCTGATGATAGCAGTGTAAGCAAACTAATCACACGCGCATATTCCATGCGGGTCGGTCCCAGTATAGCAATTGTGCCGAGCTGTTCGTGACCAAAAGAATAACTAGCTGTAATTAAGCTGCAGCCTACCATTTCATTCAACTTATTTTCATGACCAATTTTCACGTGTATGCCAGCCTCATTTGGGCTTAGCAGCTTATAAAACTGCTGTTCATGTTCAATAATGTTGAACAGCCCGCGAATTTTATTAAGATCATGAAATTCCGGCTGAGCAAACATATTCGTTTTGCCGCCAACTACTAATTTGCCATTCATGTTGAGCTTTAATGCATCATTGAGTATGTCCATCGTCTGCTCATACCCTTGAATGTGGCTTTTTAAGAGCGTCGCTACTTCTTTGTACATTTTATCATGTAAATCAGTAATGCGAACGCCGATGAGCTTTTCGTTCAAAATGTTAACCATCTTTTCAATATCGGAAGGTTGAATACTGCTCGGTAACGTAATCGTCCGACTTTCAACGTGTCCTGTATCAGTCACAATAATGGCAACAGCTGACTGAGCCGTTAAAGGTAAAATCTGCAGCTGTTTTAACTTATGGCTGACCGCTTTTGGCCCTAGCACAATGGACGTTAAACTCGTTAAATCAGATAAAATTTGCGCTGATTTTTGAACGAGCTGCTCCAGTTCTACAATGCGCTCAGCAAATACCGAACGTACTGTAGAAACATCGCTTGCTTTCAAGTGCTGCGGGGACACTAGGTGATCAACATAATAACGATAGCCTTTCTCAGACGGAACGCGCCCTGAAGAAGTATGAGTTTTTTCAATAAATCCAAGTTCTTCTAGGTCTGACATCTCATTACGAATCGTAGCCGAACTAAAATTAAACTCTTCTTTCTTAGATAATGTTCGAGAGCCTACCGGCTGCGCAGATCGAATGAAATCATCAATAATGACTTGTAAAATTAATAACTGTCGATCAGTAAGCACGCTTCATCACCTCTGTTAGCACTCTAAAACTCTGAGTGCTAAATCTAATAATAAATTACCAAATCACTATAGCGATGTCAACGATTTGGTATTAGATTATCCCAATAAAGGCTTGAAAAACTTCATTCCCCAAAAATCGACCATTGTGTGTTAAAAAGACGGAGCTATTGTCTTCACCCAGAAGTCCTTTCTCTTTGTATTCTTGAATAGGTTCTCCAAATACATCTTTTAATTCTCGATTGAATTTTTGCTTAAACTCCTCTTTTGAGACTCCTTTCGTTTTACGAAGGCCCAAAAACATTTCTTCTTCCATTTTTTCAGCCTCGGTCACGCTCACTTCATTAAGATATGCATTTCCTTTTTGCTCGACTGAATCAATGTACTTTTTTAATGGTCCAATATTTGCTCGTCTTATTCCGTCAATATAGCTGTGTGCGCCTGCACCAATTCCGTAATAATCGTCGTTGTTCCAATATGTTAGATTATGAATACTCTCGTAGCCTGACTTTGCGAAATTACTGATTTCATATTGATGAAAACCTTGTTTGTCCATTTCTTTCATAAGCAGCTCATACATAGCTGCTTCTTCTTCTTGAGCAGGCAGCGGCAGCTTCCCTTTATTCATTAAATTATAAAATACCGTTTTAGGTTCAATAATTAACGAATAGGCAGACATATGCTCTACCTCTAATGAAAAAGCGGTTTGAAGCGTAGAAGAAAAATCAGCTACCGTTTGTTCCGGCAAGCTATAAATTAAGTCTAAGCTTATATTCGACATTCCAATCTTTCTCGCTTGCTCAATACAATCAAATACCTGCCTATTTGAATGCACACGTCCAATTTTCTCCAATAACCTTTCATTAAACGTTTGTACACCAATACTTAAACGATTCACGCCATAGTCATGGAGAAGCTGAAGCTTTTCTTTTGTCAATTCATTCGGATTCGCTTCAAATGTAAACTCACCTTTCTCATCATAAGGAAGATACATACGAATGGATTCTAAAAAATACTCCAGCTGCTGTTCATCTAAGGCTGTGGGCGTTCCACCCCCAACGAATATCGTGTTCAAATTGGTCGTTGGATAACGTTCGACTGTTTGTTTCATTTCTTCTCGCATGCTTTTCAAATACGGCATAACGGGCTGATTTTTGAAAAACACTTTATTAAAGTCACAATAGTGACAAATATGATGACAAAACGGGATATGCAGATATGCTGCCTTCACCATGGACTTTCACCTCAATCACATTTATAAATGATAAAAATACCGCAGAGTCTCTCTGCGGTATTTTTATCTATGTTCGTTCACACTTATTTACAGCGCTCAAAACTCTTTACTATCGTATCAGATTCGCTTCATTTTCAAAACTAATTTGACATGTTAAATAATAGAATTTCAGCTATTAATCTTCGTCCATGCGAAGCACAGCCATGAATGCTTCCTGCGGTACTTCAACAGAACCGACCTGCTTCATACGTTTTTTACCTTCTTTTTGTTTTTCAAGAAGTTTACGTTTACGAGAGATATCTCCTCCGTAACATTTTGCTAAAACGTTTTTGCGAATGGCTTTAATTGTTGAACGCGCCACAATTTTTTGACCGATTGCCGCTTGAATCGGCACTTCGAACTGTTGACGTGGAATAAGCTCTTTAAGCTTTTCTACAATGACTTTACCACGATCGTAAGCTGAATCTCTGTGAACGATAAAGGACAGCGCATCGACCGTTTCACCGTTTAAGAGAATATCCATCTTCACAAGCTTCGAAGGCTGATATCCGATAAGCTCGTAGTCAAACGACGCGTAGCCTTTTGTATTTGATTTTAGTTGATCAAAGAAATCATATACAATTTCAGCCAGCGGAATTTCGTATACAATACTCACGCGATTAGCATCCAAGTACTGCATATCAATAAAGTTGCCTCGCTTCTTCTGACAAAGCTCCATCACAGCACCAACATAATCGTTTGGTACCATCATTGTGGCCTTCACATACGGTTCTTCCACGCGTTCAATCTTTTGTGGGTCCGGCATATTAGAAGGGTTATCTACAGACAGATGAGTCTCGTCTGTTAAATATACGTCATAAATAACGCTTGGAGCTGTTGTAATTAAATCGATTTTAAATTCACGCTCAATACGCTCTTGGATAATCTCCATGTGAAGCAGTCCTAAGAATCCACATCGGAAACCAAACCCTAAGGCCTGAGACGTCTCTGGCTCAAACTGAAGTGCAGAGTCATTTAGCTCTAACTTTTCTAGTGCTTCACGAAGATCGTTATACTTCGCTGTATCAATCGGATACAGTCCGCAGTATACCATTGGATTCAGACGACGATAGCCAGGAAGAGGTTCACTTGCTCCGTTTTTGGCAAGAGTAATCGTGTCCCCTACTCGCGTATCTCCAACATTTTTAATAGCTGCTGTTAAAAACCCTACGTCGCCAACAGAAAGTTCATCTTTAGCAACGGCTTTTGGGGTTAACACACCTAGCTCCGTTACCTCAAACTCTTTTCCTGTTGCCATCATTTTAATTTTGTCGCCTACTTTTACTCGTCCCTGTACGATACGAATAGATGCAACTACACCTCGGTATGCATCATAAAATGAATCAAAGATTAGCGCTTGAAGCGGTGCATCTGGATCCCCTTCAGGAGCAGGAACTTTTTCAACAATTTGTTCTAAAATTTCTTCGATTCCAATTCCTGCTTTAGCTGAAGCTAATACTGCTTCTGACGCATCTAATCCAATTACGTCTTCAACCTCTTGGCGCACTCGCTCTGGCTCTGCGCTCGGCAGGTCAATCTTATTAATGACAGGTAAAATTTCAAGGTTGTTATCAAGCGCTAAATATACGTTTGCTAGTGTTTGAGCTTCAATACCTTGAGCTGCATCTACTACTAGAATAGCACCTTCACACGCGGCTAAACTTCGCGACACTTCATATGTAAAATCGACGTGTCCCGGTGTGTCAATTAGATGAAAAGTATACTCTTCTCCATCTTTTGCTTTGTATTGAAGCTGCACAGCATTTAATTTAATGGTAATTCCACGTTCACGTTCTAAATCCATCGAATCTAAAAGCTGAGCTTTCATTTCTCGCTGTGTTAACGCATTTGTTTTTTCTAAAATACGGTCTGCTAATGTTGACTTACCGTGGTCTATATGAGCAATAATCGAAAAGTTTCTGATTTTCGATTGTCGTTTCAATCTTGCTTCTCTATCCATATTTTTTTCACTCCTACTGAAAATCGGCAAAATACACTAAACTAAATTATAACAACACATTCGTCAACATTCAATAAGCATTCCATTGGGGATTTTTCCATACAAAAAAGCAGAAAGAGATTCTGCTTTTAATTAAGAAGATGATGGATAGCCTTAAAAGCTTTTCCTATTGTACTTTTCACGCCTTCTGCTAGACTTTGACCTAGCGAGGAGAAAAAGTTAAAAGCCTTTCGTTTTTCTAAAAGCTGCTGTTTTTCATCAATGTTCACAACTTTTTTTGAACCTAAAACAGCAGCTTCCACCTGACCATCTGACGTTTTAGACACATTAATAACATGTTCAATCGAAGGATCATTATATCCCTTCATTTTAATCAACCCTTGCTGAGCCGTCTGCATTCCTAAAAATACGACGAACAGTAAAAAAATAGTTAGCACTACTGATTTTAAAGTAAATTTAATCATATTATTAGGCCCCTTACTTCTTTATCTTCTGTAGTACTAACCATTATGACTATATTCTGAAGAACTCATTCATCTAAAAGCGTATTAATGAGTATATGCCCCAAAGTTCTCTTGGTCCACTTCATGATGCAAAGCAGCGTTAAGTCCTCCTGCAACTACATTAGCCATATCTTCAATAAACATATCCACTTCTTTTGGCGTAACCATCAAATTATGACCTAAAGGTGCAAGCACTTCATGAATAAGACGTCTTTTTTCTTCATCGGGAAGAGTGCCAATCATACCGAGGTACGTTTGACGCTGCTCTTCATTGGGTAAATCATCCTCCGTGAGCTTCTTTTTTTCTCCAAACGTCATACCGGACGGAAGCAGCGACTTAGACGGCTTTCCCTGCTCTTTCATTTCTCGGCCGAAATGTTTTAGGATAAAGTCAATTGTATCGCTTGTAATGGACACAGCATCCACCACCGTTGGAATACCTATTGCAATAACTGGAATGCCAAGTGTTTCATAACTGATTTCTTTGCGCTTGTTTCCAACCCCAGACCCAGGATGAATACCTGAATCTGAAATTTGAATGGTAGCATTTACCCGTTCAATCGAGCGAGCGGCCAGCGCATCGATTGCAATAATAAAATCTGGATTCACTTTCTTTACAACGCCAAAGATAATATCACTTGTCTCAATACCCGTCATTCCCATTACTCCCGGAACAATGGCGCTAACGGGTCTAAAGCCATCTTGCACGCTTTCAGGCTGTAACTCAAACAAATGTCTTGTAATCAACAAATTATCTACTGCCTTTGGTCCAAGCGCATCTGGTGTCACACTTAAGTTTCCAAGACCTACTACAAGACAGCTAGCATCATCTGGAATGTTGAGGCTTTTAATAAAAAAATTCAGCTCTTTAGCAAATACTTCTTCCATAGCCTCTTGCTTTTCAGTATCCTGCTCGCGAATGCCTACCGATTCAAGGGTTACATATCGGCCTTTTTTCTTACCGATTGCTTCTGCGCCCTCTTCCGTAATTTCTACCATTGAAATTTTGACACCTTGTTCTTCTTTTTCTTTTACAATTACGCCGTTGATTTCTGACTGGTTATTCGGTTTAGGCTGATTTTCTAACGCTATGTCTTTTGCTTCGACAGCTAAATCCGTGCGCACGCTATATTGACTTAAATCAAGTTCTTTTTCCATTTCTTAACCTCCTAGACAATCTTTGTTGAAATTATTGTCACCGAGGACTGGCAGATTCATGCATTTAAGAAATGAAAAGTAGAAGGAAGGGCGCAATATCAGCTACAAGCTTT
The genomic region above belongs to Priestia megaterium and contains:
- the dnaJ gene encoding molecular chaperone DnaJ; this translates as MSKRDYYEVLGISKSATKDEIKKAYRKLSKQYHPDINKAEDAADKFKEVKEAYEVLSDDQKKAQYDQFGHTDPNQGFGGFGGGGSDFGGFGFEDIFSSIFGGGGRRRDPNAPRQGADLQYTMTLSFEEAVFGKETTIEIPREETCETCHGSGAKPGTKVDTCSHCNGSGQLNVEQNTPFGRVVNRRACHHCNGTGKIIKDKCATCHGDGKVTKRRKINVKIPAGVDDGQQLRVSAQGEPGVNGGPPGDLYVVFHVRTHEFFERDGDDIYCEMPLTFAQAALGDEVEVPTLHGKVKLKIPAGTQTGTKFRLKGKGVANVRGYGQGDQHIHVRVVTPTKISEKQKQLLREFAELSGQEAVDEQHDSFFAKVKRAIKGE
- the hemW gene encoding radical SAM family heme chaperone HemW, producing MVKAAYLHIPFCHHICHYCDFNKVFFKNQPVMPYLKSMREEMKQTVERYPTTNLNTIFVGGGTPTALDEQQLEYFLESIRMYLPYDEKGEFTFEANPNELTKEKLQLLHDYGVNRLSIGVQTFNERLLEKIGRVHSNRQVFDCIEQARKIGMSNISLDLIYSLPEQTVADFSSTLQTAFSLEVEHMSAYSLIIEPKTVFYNLMNKGKLPLPAQEEEAAMYELLMKEMDKQGFHQYEISNFAKSGYESIHNLTYWNNDDYYGIGAGAHSYIDGIRRANIGPLKKYIDSVEQKGNAYLNEVSVTEAEKMEEEMFLGLRKTKGVSKEEFKQKFNRELKDVFGEPIQEYKEKGLLGEDNSSVFLTHNGRFLGNEVFQAFIGII
- the gpr gene encoding GPR endopeptidase, encoding MEKELDLSQYSVRTDLAVEAKDIALENQPKPNNQSEINGVIVKEKEEQGVKISMVEITEEGAEAIGKKKGRYVTLESVGIREQDTEKQEAMEEVFAKELNFFIKSLNIPDDASCLVVGLGNLSVTPDALGPKAVDNLLITRHLFELQPESVQDGFRPVSAIVPGVMGMTGIETSDIIFGVVKKVNPDFIIAIDALAARSIERVNATIQISDSGIHPGSGVGNKRKEISYETLGIPVIAIGIPTVVDAVSITSDTIDFILKHFGREMKEQGKPSKSLLPSGMTFGEKKKLTEDDLPNEEQRQTYLGMIGTLPDEEKRRLIHEVLAPLGHNLMVTPKEVDMFIEDMANVVAGGLNAALHHEVDQENFGAYTH
- a CDS encoding YqxA family protein, encoding MIKFTLKSVVLTIFLLFVVFLGMQTAQQGLIKMKGYNDPSIEHVINVSKTSDGQVEAAVLGSKKVVNIDEKQQLLEKRKAFNFFSSLGQSLAEGVKSTIGKAFKAIHHLLN
- a CDS encoding 16S rRNA (uracil(1498)-N(3))-methyltransferase: MQRYFLPNDQFQEQSVIVIQDDAHHISRVMRMNEGSQFIACNEQGQAALCEIENISANEVKASIIEWISEEKELPVHVTIVNGLPKGDKLELIIQKGTELGAYRFIPFIAARSVVKWDDKKSQKKVDRWNKIAKEAAEQSHRTIVPAVEAPISFKKLVEISGDYTHKVVAYEERAKQGETSHLHAVLSALKPGNSVLVVVGPEGGLTEQEVEVLEENEFTISGFGPRILRAETAPLYALSAISYQTELMR
- the hrcA gene encoding heat-inducible transcriptional repressor HrcA → MLTDRQLLILQVIIDDFIRSAQPVGSRTLSKKEEFNFSSATIRNEMSDLEELGFIEKTHTSSGRVPSEKGYRYYVDHLVSPQHLKASDVSTVRSVFAERIVELEQLVQKSAQILSDLTSLTSIVLGPKAVSHKLKQLQILPLTAQSAVAIIVTDTGHVESRTITLPSSIQPSDIEKMVNILNEKLIGVRITDLHDKMYKEVATLLKSHIQGYEQTMDILNDALKLNMNGKLVVGGKTNMFAQPEFHDLNKIRGLFNIIEHEQQFYKLLSPNEAGIHVKIGHENKLNEMVGCSLITASYSFGHEQLGTIAILGPTRMEYARVISLLTLLSSDMSQVLTNLYKE
- the prmA gene encoding 50S ribosomal protein L11 methyltransferase, whose protein sequence is MKWSEICIHTAQEAIEPISHILHESGASGVVIEDPADLVKDRDTTFGEIYDLNVEDYPEEGVVIKAYLPVNSFLAETVDGIKKEINGLLVYDFDLGANKVTISEVNEEEWATAWKKYYHPVKISERFTIVPTWENYEKVSTDELIIELDPGMAFGTGTHPTTVMSLQALERTVKAGDTVIDVGTGSGVLSIGAALLGASNVQALDLDEVAVRSARENIELNQVGNIVTVGQNNLLQGIEGPVDIVVANILAEVIVRFVDDAAKVLKPGGMFITSGIISAKKEDVKKALTGAGFVIQEVTLMEDWVAIIAQKQA
- the grpE gene encoding nucleotide exchange factor GrpE; this translates as MSNEKQVEEQNEEVVEEVQTEAAEATEAEASEEVNPLQQENDQLKQQLEEEENRYLRLQADFDNFRRRSRLDAEAAQKYRAQSLVADILPALDNFERALQVNTADEQTKSVLQGVEMVYRQLVEALQKEGVEAIESVGKTFDPYEHQAVMQVEDDEYEPNTVVEELQKGYKLKDKIIRPAMVKVNQ
- the dnaK gene encoding molecular chaperone DnaK encodes the protein MSKIIGIDLGTTNSCVAVLEGGEPKVIPNPEGNRTTPSVVAFKNGERQVGEVAKRQAITNPNTIISVKRHMGTDHKVEAEGKQYTPQEMSAIILQHLKGYAEEYLGEPVTKAVITVPAYFNDAERQATKDAGKIAGLEVERIINEPTAAALAYGLEKTDEDQTVLVYDLGGGTFDVSILELGDGVFEVRATAGDNRLGGDDFDQVIIDYLVAEFKKENGVDLSKDKMALQRLKDAAEKAKKDLSGVTSTQISLPFITAGEAGPLHLEVSLSRAKFDELSAGLVERTMAPVRQALKDAGLSASELDKVILVGGSTRIPAVQDAIKKETGQDPHKGVNPDEVVALGAAIQGGVLTGDVKDVVLLDVTPLSLGIETMGGVFTKLIERNTTIPTSKSQVFSTAADSQTAVDIHVLQGERPMSADNKTLGRFQLTDIPPAPRGVPQIEVSFDIDKNGIVNVRAKDLGTNKEQAITIKSSTGLSDDEIERMVKEAEENADADKQRKEEVELRNEADQLVFTTEKTLKDLEGKVEEAEVTKANEAKDALKAAIEKNDLEEIKAKKDELQEIVQALTVKLYEQAQQAQQAGEQGAQNDDVVDAEFEEVNDDKK
- the lepA gene encoding translation elongation factor 4, which gives rise to MDREARLKRQSKIRNFSIIAHIDHGKSTLADRILEKTNALTQREMKAQLLDSMDLERERGITIKLNAVQLQYKAKDGEEYTFHLIDTPGHVDFTYEVSRSLAACEGAILVVDAAQGIEAQTLANVYLALDNNLEILPVINKIDLPSAEPERVRQEVEDVIGLDASEAVLASAKAGIGIEEILEQIVEKVPAPEGDPDAPLQALIFDSFYDAYRGVVASIRIVQGRVKVGDKIKMMATGKEFEVTELGVLTPKAVAKDELSVGDVGFLTAAIKNVGDTRVGDTITLAKNGASEPLPGYRRLNPMVYCGLYPIDTAKYNDLREALEKLELNDSALQFEPETSQALGFGFRCGFLGLLHMEIIQERIEREFKIDLITTAPSVIYDVYLTDETHLSVDNPSNMPDPQKIERVEEPYVKATMMVPNDYVGAVMELCQKKRGNFIDMQYLDANRVSIVYEIPLAEIVYDFFDQLKSNTKGYASFDYELIGYQPSKLVKMDILLNGETVDALSFIVHRDSAYDRGKVIVEKLKELIPRQQFEVPIQAAIGQKIVARSTIKAIRKNVLAKCYGGDISRKRKLLEKQKEGKKRMKQVGSVEVPQEAFMAVLRMDED